The nucleotide sequence CATACTCCTCTATCAGTGAATGTAATCTAGCAACTAATGCATCAACCAACTCCACACACTCATAAGAAGATGGCTCAATGCCATGAAGCATGGCAAAGCAAGCAGTCAACATGTGCCTCTTGTACCGAGGATCAAGAAGTGTAGCCATCCCCATGAGATCTTGAATGTCCGTCCAATACTTATCAAATTTAGTTGTCATTTCCTCAGAGAGTTTTTTGATAATTGGGTTGCTACAAGTGGCCCACTGTCTCATTTTCATTTTAATCTCACAGATTCTAGGGAAGTAAACATTAGCGGTCACATAATTAGTTCCGGAGAACAACTTAGTTATCTCATAGAATAAGCCAAGTCTCTCCACCATCTCTGCAGCAAACTCCCATTCTTTATCACTAGGTAAATGCTCATATTGTTTGTCAACTTGTTTTGCACGTTCAAAAACAACTCTATATGGTAAAGCTGCTTCTAGCATCATGAAAGTGGAATTCCACCTAGTTTTGCAATCAAGAATCAACTTTCTTGTTATTTTTACTTTCTTAAACTTAGCCATCTCCTCAAACTTCTCTATCCTTTTTCCTGTCGCGGTCCAATATGCCACACTTTCCCTAATGTTTTCTATAGCTGACTTCATAACATGCAATCCATCCTTAACTATAAGATTTAAGATGTGTGCACTACAACGCATATGCAGCAGAGTACCTTCCAAAGGGAGCTTCTCCTTCCCTATCTTCCCCACAATCATCTCAATTGCCTTGTCATTGGTGGTGCAGTTATCCACAGTCACTGCCATCAATTTTTCATCAATATTCCATTGAAGCAGGGAGTCATAGAGCACCTCACATATCACTTCACTTGTATGAGGAGCTGGAACATATACAAACCTGCAGTATTCAGCAACATATAGTCATAAACAACAGCATATAATAAATAACAACACATAAAAACAGCAGCACTTCATAGACAGCAACACATATTAAACAGCAGCACATCTTAGTCAGCAATACATCATAAACAGCAGCACATCATAAACAGCAGCATATGATCAGCAACACATAATATACAGCAGCACATAGTAGTACCTCATGATAACATTTCGAAGCTTCCAAGATTCATCAATGAAATGAGCTGTAATAGCCATATATCCCTTCTTTTGGTGGTCAGCAGTCCACATATCTGTAGTGATAGCAACCCTAGATTGGTTCATAGTCATGTAATCAAttgccttctttttttcttcttcataaTTTTCCACAATATCTTGCCTAAAAGACAAAAGAAGAGGATACCATATGTTACCTCCTCATTTCATAGAAGAAGGTAGACGGAAATAAatcaaataaaaccatagcaaGGTATACCTAAAAGTATTTCTTGTATGTAGCTTGAATAGTGGCTGAAGTGCATGAACAAACTTCCTAAAACCAGCATGTTCCACTATAGACAGTGGGTACTCATGCAACACCAACATGTTACCAAGCTCTCTTCTAGCAACCTCTTGATCAAAGGTATAGCTCTCCAAAAAAACGTTACCGTCGTCCTTAGCATTCATCCTCAATGATGGCTGACTCAATGTTTTGCCTCCCTTCGTCTTCAACATCTTCAGAGTACAAATCTTTAGGTGAGTAGCAAGATGCTTCGTGCCTGCTCTGGGTCCTGAAACAAGTTCCTTGTGACAATAGTTGCACTTTGCTTTCCATTGCCCATTGatcttgatcttcttcatttccaACCAAACTTTAGAAGTTAGCTTCCGTTTGCCTGCTTCATTGACCTCTTCCACCTCCTGCtcctgtccatcttcatcatctgaAAGAATGACATGATCTCCATCTTCATCCATTGGGGCAGATGCATCACAAGGAACATCTACTTGGTTGCTTGAACTTGTACCACTGCAAAATGAGCATAAATGAAAAAATACATCAAATTCTTGAAGTCTTCTTAATATAATACTTGATTCTACATGTGAACTGAAAGTATGATGCTCATATATGCATCATAACATCTGTAGATATCATCTATATACAAAAAAATGTATTCATCACAGCAACTATAAATAGTTAATTTTTTGTTTTCAGCATTCTTTCTTTTCAGTCCAACGATTATATTTCCAGGAAGAGTTAATTTCGAATCGTAGAGCACTTCGCATTTTTATTAACTGCAAGTCATCATTTTTCTGACCAAAACGTGCAGCTGTAGTGCTGTCTTAAATGGGCCTGAATCTTACTGTATTTTGTTTACTATAAGTAGTCTGAAACAAGTTACAATGTCTCTGCATTTTTACCCCTGGAAACTGGGAAGGTAGATGTTTACAAAATGATCTTGTACAAAAGCAGAGACGATCAGTTACCACACCACATTAAATAGATCTAAAATATTCTGCCACCGGCCACTGCCGATTCTATCTATGTTGTTACAATGCTAAAAAATCACACAGCGAGTGATGTACTAGAACACAATTTGCTACACTTATCTCATCTCAGTAACAAATACTTCTTTTCTCAGATATACAAAAACCTCATTCATCACAGCAGCTATATACATCATGCATAGGTAGAAAATCAATACTTATTTTAACTTATATATGCACGAAAAAAACATCATATCATCACATCATCTATACATCTATGTATCATCTACGAATGCACAAAATCATACATAAAATTGAAACTCACCAAGCCAATATAGCCTTGCTCTTGTTCTTGTGCTTGATGACAGTAGAGGATCGACTAAGCGGGCTAGGGCGACGTGGCCGGCTTGAAGTGTCGTAACGCTGCTGCACCTTCGACGCCGAGACAAGAGGTCCCTTACGTCGGCCGGGGGTTTGCCCCTTTCCTGGCGGATGGAGACGGATGGCACCATCCAACGACGGTGTTAGGCTTGGGATCAGGGCAGCCGTGCCATGCCCATGCTCCTGGCCGTGGTGGTCGCCGCCGTCCGACTCAGTCCGCTTGAGCGTGAGCTGCATCTCCTTCTCCCGGTCGCCGTCCTCGCGTAGGCTATGGTCCTCCCCAAGGTCCATGGCGTCTGAGTGGCTGGAAGCACTGGCGACGGCGAGGTAGCCAGCAGCTGGACGCATTGGCAGCGGCGACTAGCAAAGTAGCGATGCCCGAGGAGGCGAGAAGCCCCGAGATGATCAGATGAGATGAGAGACGAGGTCACGAGGAGACGAGGAGGATAtcaatctctgtctctctcaataTGGGACGTGATCACGTATTCCTTATTCGCCGAAGCCAAATCACGCTAATCACGTAGATTCTTTCCATGTACGTGCGTATGTGGGCTACAATGCTACATGTATCTCGTGGAATATATAGACTAATTTTGTGGGAAGTTAGATTGATATATGAATAGTGAAGCTGTGAAGGTCCATTAACAGATTTTACGTGGGTATATGGGTACACGGGTATGGGTTATGCTATCCCATGCCCATACCCACTATACCCAATGGGTTTAGTAGTTTTCTATTTACATACCCATGGGTATTTTTTTATctcatacccttaccctaatagggtttttacccgccgggtacgcgggtaatgggttaccattgccatccctaagccgtcctcaggaactgagttctgtgtttgtgatccatgaacagttactgccacgcattggaatgcttaagtgcccctcttgacttattaatcaacctgatctctgtccaggagttgcaactagtttctggtgtttgtaggtagtgttagtagtctaccaagtggcacccggtacaggtgggcttgggacagactaggcacagtagcatggtgtaccaagtggcacccggatggtgggcttgggaaccctgctcacatcgtttgaggccatgagcgacaccccagccggatctccttgcggatggaactcgaataggcgataaacctggactagagacttgtgtggttagtcaggtagTGGACGACTCCCTcgtcaggcttccgcttgaaggttgccgagatacacaacgtgtacatggtggtaagtgtggcgagagcgtgtgtgaagaagtacacccctgcagggttaacatcatctatttgaatagccatgtccgcggtaaaggacttctgggttgcctatgcagttcatagacaagtgaaagtggatactctaaaatgcgcaagataagcgtgagtgctatggatggcgttctcatagaaagacgggagcggatccatagtggtgtattgatatggtgaatatgtggactcgtgtgcaccacctcaaaagagttacttgcagccatagtttaggatagccaccgagtgaaagctggcttgctgcagttaaactccaccaccccctttgttgatactgatgcatatgtagatagttctgatgtaagtcttgttgggtacatttgtactcacgtttgcctattttatgttttgcagagagacttcagtctcgctattaCTTCTATGtggtcttcgatgtttagcttgttacctcagctacgatcttgtgcccttggcaggatcttgtagatagacaggcttctcagcctttttcatttgtagttgtttgtactcagacaagttaagcttccgcatgtgcttgttgcttgtatgctctgtatgttgggtcatgagacccatgtttgtaatacttgactcctcggagcctaatgaataaatacttgagttgtagagtcatgttgcgatgccatgttgtatttgcacatatcgagcatattgtatgtatgttattgaaatgcttggtatgtgtgggatctaactatctagttgtttatccttggtagcctctcttaccaggaaatgtctcctagtgcttccactgagccatggtagcctgctacagcccggattaccggattcctgctagcccagttgctactgctccggaacacttaggctgccagcatgtgtccttcttcgttcatgtgtttgtcccttctgggaaatgtcatgcgatgatcctttaagtccttgtagcttgctatgacttgggattcactcgctgttgatcgacatgttcgttgctaggtcatgtatgcctgtccctgtaagttagtgtcactttgggttcacgactagccatgtcggcccgggttcattgtcatatggatgctagcgacactatcatatacgtgagccaaaaggcgcaaacggtcccgggcttggtaaggcatcacccgtgggaataccgtgcgtgaggccgcaaagtgatatgaggtgttacatgctagatctatgtggcattggatcggggtcctgacaatataacttgtattgtaaggtagaaggaATAGATACCAAGCCGGACACGTTGATGATCCGGCCCTGGGACTCTATAAACCGgcgggcgtcgacctatgtatataaagggacgacccggcggcggtttagggacaacacacaacaactcgagagccaggcaaagcggattcgctccctggtcatcgaaaccctagcaattccatcacaactggagtaggcttttaccttcatcgtaaggggccgaaccagtataaaattttcgtgtcccttgtccgctttaacccctttaagctaacacgtagcgatggctccacgactaagtcctttcacaaggacatctgccgtggcaaAACCATGACAGTGTGCGTGGAGCTCGTCCACCAGCGAGGCCCCCCGTACGCCGAGCCGCGGGAGCTCGCCGTGCGCGTGGAGCTCGTCCACCAGCGAGGGCCCCCGCACCAGCAACAACACCGCTGGCTACCACACACCATCACCAACGCCTCCTCGTCTCGCTGGCCTCCGGAACGGTCGGCTGCGCAGAGTAGGGCCCAGCCACGGGAGCTCGCCATGTGCGTGGAACTCGTCCCACCATCGAGGCACCCCCACCAGCGACAACACCGTCATCCACGCCCCTCCTCCCCTGTTCATTCTCACCTTCATCGGGCAGGTGAGCTCCTACTTCCTCTCTCGGTCTCCCCTCGAGTTTGTGCTTGTGTTTTTTTGCTTTGTGGGCTATGGCTACTACTTGTGCGACTGGTTATACATGAATTCAGTGCTGCTGGTTTTGTTGTTGCAATGTTTGGCTGATGCTTGCCCTGCTGCCATGTGCTACTACCTGATGTTGGTTGCTTCCTTATTTGGTTATTTGTGAACTAAAAACTCTTCCCAAGATGCAACTATTGAAAAGAAGGCTATGAGCCAAGGAGAAGTGATGATAAATATGGTGTAAGTGCCTGTTATTCATCACACTTGAGGGAAAGGACGCCAAGAGCAAGAGAGAAAGACCAATACATGACTAGGTGAGCTTCATTTTTGGTTTTTAATTTAAGAAGTGTTGAAGGTTATTTCATATGTATGATTAATAGAAAGTTGGTAGTTACCATTCTGTTATTTACTCAAATGGCTATACTTAAAATTACCTTCATACTTTATCCTCTTGGTTTATTTTCCATCTCCAATTGAATTATGGTTTGCAGCCCAAGACCAACTACAATTAATCCATTTATGCATGGAATTTTAAAACATTATAACCGAGCACTTTTCCAGCCCTCTCACGCCCTCAACGTTTATGGCCGTCGGATTTCATGTTTGATTAGCTTCTGGCTGTCAGATTATCCTTAACCAGTAGTTAATCACGATCTGGGCTGCCTGTCCTATTGGGCTGCTGCTCTGGGGACTTTTTTGAAGGCCTGTGGTTGATTGGGCTTCTATGGGCTGACCGATCCGTCGATGCGCTGAAAAGAAAACCATTCAGTTGAGGGGATCCGAGAGGCTCGGTACAGAGGGGGCCCCGACGCCTAGGCGAGCCTCGAGGGATTCCGGCGCGGGCGGGGATCGACACGAGGCTACCGGCTACGTCTCCTCTTCCTCCACGCTGATGCTCCTTACGGCAGCCACTCGTCCGCGTGGCGGACAGGGTTAGATTCACGAGGGATTCCAGCGCGGGAGGGGATCGACCCGAGGCGACGCATCCAGCCCGAATCAACCTGACACGATGCGCGAGGATGCGGCGCGGCGAACCCTAGGTGCCGCCGCCATGCCTACTGCCTCGCCAGTTGCATCGAGGAGATCTATCTTACAAGGTCAAGGTGAGTTTATCTATTCTCTCCATCATATCATTACCCTGGTTTACCTTCTCAGCATCCTCACGTATGGCTAAGGTTTTGAGAAATCCGTACTGCAAATATCATAGGGTGTGCTATTACAGTACATATACTGTAGGGCGTGGTGGTGCTTATAATACTTAACTGTTGAAATCAGCTTTCATGGTTTCAATCGTTTGTGTGCCAATCAATTTGGGTTGGTTCATGTATACATGAATTGTGGGGTGTACTGTTGCTTAACCAACTTGATTTTAGAACCTATTTTCATGTTAGCAGTCAACTTTACTCCATATGTAAAAAATTAAAAGGGCATAATTAACTAACTGTGGAAAATTAGATGCTACAGCCACAATAGTTCCTTTATTTTAACAACACAAAAATTCTATATACACCGAAACCATAAAAAAACATAATGGTCAAAGTTTTGCAATGTACAAGGCAATGGTCGGATGTTATGAAGAATACTAGGAATAAGCATGTAATTCCCTTTGAGGAATGATGAATCCTACTATGTTAactttgtttctccaggcatgtgaTCGTTTGAGGCGAGTAGATTCCAATGGTGGAACAGAAGCTATGCTAGATAATCAACCTTTGCACAGTAAAACATATGAAGATGTTTTGAATGTAAGGCATCTTCGCCAATTTGAGGAAAATGACATTAGCTTACTTCCATATATAGATTGTAGAGCGGTTGTCCAAGcttaataatatagcatggagaccAAGGCGAACAATAACCCAATGCAGTTGTTGCGTAGAATAGTTTGCATTTGTATGTTCTTTCTTGCTTTCAAATGTTCTTGCACGAGAGGAAGGAAGTGGCAGTCTTTTTGTTCTATGTGGAGATTTGTTCTTTCTTTATATGGGCTATCCCTTCATTGGTCTGGCCTGTTTTCATGTGTTGTACTACATCGTCTGAGAACAAGATCATTGTTTTTATCCAGGGCTACCCAGTTAGGTGTATCTAGACATCATTTTGTATCGTTGAGTAAATTGGTCTTGTGAATCTAAATTCTTGTGTTTGTTTGACTATGCAGGTGCAATTCCTCAAGCATACTGGATGGTCACCAAAGCCTAATTGAGAAATTATTCAACCTATCCATGGATCAGGTAAAATATTCCATTCATAAATGTATGGTGTGCTTTCAGCTCTATCCACATTTTTATCCTTCCTTGTGATTTTTCTATCATGCAATTTTCATCATGTGCTCGTTTGGTGATGCTTCGAATGTGTAACTCTACTTAGATTTTTAGACAACTATATATCTTTGTCAATTATTGCAGGCCAGGTGTTGGTGTGTGGATTGGCCAATCGTGTCAACATTCATATACTATTCCTGTTCTGCAATCATATATTGACTTATCTTCGTATTACTTGATGTATGATTTTCTTTTACTGAGATGTTCTGTTTATATTAGATGTACAAATGCAGACACACTATGCTTGCCTATGTGGCATGACTAGGGAGTGTGCTTAAGATATACTACATGGAGTAGTTCCTATCAGGTGATCATTAATTAGTATGGcaatgaaaatgttcatgattgtTCGGTCATACTGCCTTTGAAATGGTCAATATAGATGCACACTCAAATCACTAATTGCATTATTAAGTTCCCAGTCTTGCTTCAGATTTCTTGAACTGAAATAGGACCTGCTTTACAATTGCATGATTATTTACACATTCTCTAACTGAAATGTGGCAACTTAACTGATACAACTTATCTAACTATATATTTATCTATAGGAAATTGAATATTTTGTGTCGTGCAAATCAACAAACTGTAGGAGTTAGCTAAGGGAAGCTGCATCTGTTTCTCCCTACAGAAAAAAAATGCATCTATTCTTTGTCATGGTGTACCACACTAGCTTATCCAAGTGCTCCAAGATATCATCGTATGCCTGAGCTTTGCCTCACATGAAGTCCATCACAACTGAACACGGTTCAGTTTGTTTTTCACCACTAACACTTTATCTTATCCGCTCCATTTTCCGGCAAACTAGGTTGAAAAAGGCATGATATTGTGCGTTGTGTATTCCAAATGGATTGTTGTGGTGGATGTGGTAACACAACTTTGATTTCTTTGCGTGCCAAAGAGACAAAAGGATAGCACATTTTCAAACTTGAGACACGGAGCTTGCAGAAGACTTTTTGATTTGTATTCAACCCAGGACACAGTATGAGCATGGCCATTTCAACAATAGGTAGTTTCTCTTAAATATACTACTTTGTTAGCTTGCAGTTATAATGTAGAGGGTATTTTCTTCTGAAATAACCATACATTGTTAGCACACTATATCTTGGGCCAATTCTGATTATTTGATCATTTATCTATTTACTGCCTGCATCCATGTTTTCACATCTTTTGTTTTACTACCCACCCATTCCATATTATGTGTTATTGATTTAGTACAATGTACTAAATCAACGACAGTTAATATGAAATGAAgggagtactttgcaagaataaaagtaTATTTCTACATTAGTTTCGGCCTAAAGTTGTACGGAGTACATTACTTTGAGATCAACTGAATGTGATTCTGGTACTGTTATATATTGTGAGAACCTTAGCACAGCTGCCTAATACAATAGCATAAGAATATCCCGTCTTGATTACTGAACAATGTATCTTTATGTATTGgatttatatgtttcatttctctTATATTTATCAGAATCACTATCATTTGAACGAAAAATTAGACGGGCGTAGCAACGCGCGCCATCGATGATCTAGTTGGGATAACAAGAAGGTAAATAGCTTGCATGATCCCTTTTTTTGAATGTTTGGTATCCACTCTCTGCGTCAAACTTAGCGTCAAATAAGCAGATCCTAGCTACAGATGGGGAGGTGTAGAATGCTTGTCTATAAGCCCAATTAAACTGTTTGCCCATGTGTGATTGTGTAATTTTACTCTCAGCTGCTTGCGCAGCATGGACCTGGAAATACTGGATCCTGTATGTTACTGCAGAAATTTGACTATCTCTTTTTATCAAGGTttagaaatacttaagaaagcttagTACTATTTGATGGTTGTAAGAATCAAGTTACAATAATTAATATAGGAAGAAATACACTTCAAAATTTACTCGGGGCTATGTTGGTCATCTGGCTACATCTTTGGAGAAAATTGCTAGATATGCTACTTCCATTGGCATATATGTTTCCTCTCTAGTTGATTTGTGTAAACAGTAGACCATATATATACTACCACATTATATTGACAAGAGGTATAGAGGACGTACATATGTACTACCTTGAAAATTCCTTTGTGTG is from Triticum aestivum cultivar Chinese Spring chromosome 3A, IWGSC CS RefSeq v2.1, whole genome shotgun sequence and encodes:
- the LOC123057171 gene encoding zinc finger BED domain-containing protein RICESLEEPER 2-like, with amino-acid sequence MRPAAGYLAVASASSHSDAMDLGEDHSLREDGDREKEMQLTLKRTESDGGDHHGQEHGHGTAALIPSLTPSLDGAIRLHPPGKGQTPGRRKGPLVSASKVQQRYDTSSRPRRPSPLSRSSTVIKHKNKSKAILACGTSSSNQVDVPCDASAPMDEDGDHVILSDDEDGQEQEVEEVNEAGKRKLTSKVWLEMKKIKINGQWKAKCNYCHKELVSGPRAGTKHLATHLKICTLKMLKTKGGKTLSQPSLRMNAKDDGNVFLESYTFDQEVARRELGNMLVLHEYPLSIVEHAGFRKFVHALQPLFKLHTRNTFRQDIVENYEEEKKKAIDYMTMNQSRVAITTDMWTADHQKKGYMAITAHFIDESWKLRNVIMRFVYVPAPHTSEVICEVLYDSLLQWNIDEKLMAVTVDNCTTNDKAIEMIVGKIGKEKLPLEGTLLHMRCSAHILNLIVKDGLHVMKSAIENIRESVAYWTATGKRIEKFEEMAKFKKVKITRKLILDCKTRWNSTFMMLEAALPYRVVFERAKQVDKQYEHLPSDKEWEFAAEMVERLGLFYEITKLFSGTNYVTANVYFPRICEIKMKMRQWATCSNPIIKKLSEEMTTKFDKYWTDIQDLMGMATLLDPRYKRHMLTACFAMLHGIEPSSYECVELVDALVARLHSLIEEYEVEVDEYKPCEELISSMKAPAIMNIFNDIVAKQSPATARLQGEIDMYLADGLVPYTEVFSVLDWWKVAGTRYPTLRKVARDIFAIPVTTVASESAFSTSGRILSEHRSRLTPDMVEVLMCSQDWLRNKCKDAHKGDASFWTCLQDIQEGMQDLAL